The following DNA comes from Leishmania donovani BPK282A1 complete genome, chromosome 9.
GAGGTATGGGGTGTGGACAGCGACGCTGCCCTCACGAAGCTGACAGATGCGCTGGTGGGTGCCACGCAGGTGCGcgagctgtcgctgccggaGCTGGTAGTCGGCGACGAGGGCCTACAAGGACTGTGGCGCCTGCTTCAAATGCGCGGCTCGATGCACGCCCCttgcaccgccgcggtgccggCCGAGACGTCTTGCGCCGCCGACTCGCTCGCACTGGCGCTGTGCACTCTAGACCTCAGCGCCTGCCACATCAAGGACCCGCTCACATTGGCCCAGCTCCACTGTCCCTCTGTCGAGGTGCTTCTGCTGCCCCCAACTGACCGCATGACGGACAGCCTCCTCGCAGAGGTGTTGCAGCGCTGTCCTCGGCTGCACACGCTTGACCTCTCGGGCTGCGCGCGGCTGACCGACGCGTGTGTCGAGTTCTTCAACTCCGCAGccccgcagctgcgggtCCTCGCGCTGGAGCACTGCCCGCACgttcaccgcctccagctaGATCACGTGGAGGTACTGCTCTCGTCcctcgtgcacgtgcacgcgctcaCGAGCCGCAgcctgcgcgtgctgccactgccagtgcagcagcgcgccgtcctctcctctctcgtgGCGCCTCGCCTCTCGCAGATCTCCTTGCACGGGCTGCCTGTAGATGAGgaagtgctgcggcggctcaACGGCCGCAGTGGTGAAGTGGACGGCTGCGAAGAAGGCGTGCGGCTCACCTCTGTCACCTTCTCGGAGTGCACGTTCGTCAGCGATGATGTTTTCGCAGGGTTTCTCCAATCGCAGACGGATCTACAgaagctctctctcttccactgCAAGGGCCtgagcagcgcctgctggaTGGCGAAGAGAGGCCTGCCCATCTTCGCGGCCCTTCACACGCTCGAGTTGGTCAACCTTCGGACCCTCACCGACGAAGCCCTCCGCGAGCTCACCCAGGCATGTCCAGCCCTGCAGCAACTCGATCTCCACGGCGCGGGCTGGTCGCACCTGACAGACATCAGCATCCGCCAGCTAGACCGGCTATCGGAGCTACGCGTGCTGAACCTACTTGCCCTGAACCCGGATCTCGTGACGGCCCCTGTAGTCACTGCACTTGTTCAGCGCCTGCCGCAGTTGCAGCGGTTGTACCACGAGACCGCCATCACCTTGGCGGGGCACAGTGAGTCGGTGGAGAACGGCGACAGGGGCGCTCTTCAccccgtcggcgccgtggaTATCCCCTCCGCATCGGTGTCGTCGTCTGTGACCGTCGAGAGGAGTGATGCAGAGGCGCGCtggcgagcagcgctgcgcgacTACCCTCTTCGCATGCttcggctgcagcaccacagcGCTCTAGTCCTGTGGACAGATCGGGCGCGCACAGCTGGGCCACGCGCAAGCCGCGAGGATGTCCCACAAGCCACTAGCGATTCTCTACTTACGGCGACAACAGTGGACGGGGGACACGACGGGAGCGGCATCCAAGTGGCAGAAGCGGCCGCTGTAGAGCCATCGAAACTGTTCCCGGCAATGGCCACCCGCACCATGGCAGCTGCCAtcgctgcctcggcggcgaGTACACTAACGCTGCCATCGCTGAAGACCCCTGCACCACCCCAGCACGGGCCGCCTGGCGAAGTGCGCCTCGGCGACGCAGAGGGAGCGCCACACGCCTCGAGCTGTTTCGTTGCGTCTCCGCACCATGAGGCAGCATTGCTGCCACCAGTGAGGCGCTCCACGCCAGGAGAGCCCGCGCACATGGACGCAGACGAGTGTGGCCAAGCGTCGCCGGtgcatgagcagcagcagcagctcaacTCGCCATCGTcatgctcctcctccggctcCTCGACATACACCCAGCAGTCGACGCAAGAGGGCAGTCACGAAGGTGCAGGCCACAGCCTCAAGCGGTCACTGGTGCAGtgcgccaacgccgctgcatcagcagctTTCCAGTCGTACCAGCACCGCCCCGTGCGCATGTCGACAGGCTCCAGCCGTCCATCTGTGGCAACCGCagtcgccgccacggcagcagcaccacaagcGGGCTCTGTGGAAGACCGTGCCGAAGCGTTCATGGGGCCTTGGGAAGAGTAGAGCAAAGGGCCTGacgacgcgcgtgcgctgccgggCTTCTTtaccctcccctcccccccacacacacacacacacttcaGTCCCATTTTGCACGGCGGCATTTGTGCCCGGCGGCCTCGCGCTCTTTTCTTGGGTGTTGCTGtttcgggggggggggttagATGTGTCCCACACCTTCGAGTTTCGCACGAGCCcccaccgcccccctcctcccttttcctcATATGGGGcacagaagcacacacacacacacacctgtgcgcgtgcgccatctCTTGTGATCGAGCTGGCTTCTCTTTactcttctttttcccctttACATGTATGTaaacagcagcacgcaggAAAGAGCGTTGGTGATGCGTGACAACGGTGCGGATGACGTGGCATGATGATGGCCATGTCGGTGACAACGATGCGGACGGCTCTCATACTTACTTTCACACGCGCCGATCTATCTTTTCGCGCTACTTGTACGTGAACAGGCACGACCTtctgtgtgcacgtgcgtgtgcgcctccgGATAGATTTTGTTTTCTCATTCTACatcgctctctttctccctctgtggcggcaagggaagggggaaggaggaggaggccagacacccacaccctatcccctgccagTGCCGAGTCTCCCCTCTGGTGGGGGGCACGGGTTGAGGCAGGGGACGCGCTCAGGTCACTGAGTTGGTGCCttgtgctgcggcaggcccCGTGGGTgcggtgggaggggggagggggagggtcgAGTGGCGGTTGCGCTCCTATTCGATGGCAGGATAACGGACGCGTTGGAACGACAATCTTCACCTCGGTGTGTGCGGTGACCATCATCGTCGTTGGTTAGTGGAGAGGCGGGGGCACGACTGATGGTGTTGATTCGCGGCGCAGTCGCCCTCAACTGCTCTCACTCTTTCGTTGCCTTTAGTAGGAAGCGAAATGGTGCGACATGACTCACACAgtccgccggtgccgccacgcgcacgaAGCGATCCTCCCCCTGTTCCCCACCTCCTTGTTTGTTGCTTCGACCtcacctcccccctttcATCACCGCTgtttgtgtgcctgtgtcacacatccgcagcagcgccacggttCCACCGTCACCACAGCCGGACTCTCTCCGAATGGACACGCTTGCTCTATTCGTGATGCATTTGTTTTTTCTCGATGTTCAGCCGCCCAGAGTACCGTATAGCACCCAGCACATACGACGAAGGTGAAGGTGGACGCACGGgtttccctctctcgcttacacacatgcgcatacacgcacgcctcCTCCATTATGCGGTGCCCACTCACCCTGGGTGTATGTATATGCACATACCTCCCCACGTGTATATCTATACGTCTAGGTAAGCCTGCGTATGCGtatttatatatatatatgtgtgtgtgtgtgtgcatttATATAAATAGATGTCTGCGTACTCATGTGGAAGAGCGCGCGAGGAACGGAAAGGAGCTCGAGAGGCGGGCGAACCAGGACGCACGCAAACATcagagcagagcagagcgaaggcgtgcggcgcgcatctgcaggtgtgcatgcgtgcgcgcgtggcaCGTCGGCTCAGTGCGTGAATGCCTCGTCTctgtcgtgtgtgcgttcaGCCACGGTTTGCCGGCTGTGCACCCCCACCCTAccccccgcacacacacacacaaacctccccctccctctcgcgctctcttcGGCAGACCGGCTGCCCTGACCGAGCATCGCTGCATCGACCCACAACAAGGACCACcatccaccccaccccaccccaccccaccccaccccctcttcccgcACGTGCGACAAGGTCACTGAAGTAGCGTTCCGGCGAACCACAAAGGCGACGATACCAGccaacaaaggaaaagaggagcAAGACAAAGAGCGGCGTGGAGACCGCAAGCCGCGCAGGAGTGCCACCGCATCCCGCCCATCCACCTTTCCGCTACTCCAGGTGTTAGTGCGTTGTCTGCGTGTATCTCGAGGAGGAACGGCGAGAAAAGGGGCGCGCGCTTGGCCGGTCTGtgcacacatatatatatatatatatcgcCATCTTCCCGTTCCTTTTCTGTTCGAAGACTGCGGGGCAcgtccttctctctccaccccgCTCTGCTGCCTCACCCCGGTTGCCCCTGCTTCCTGCAAATGGCCTCTCCAACGCACAGCCA
Coding sequences within:
- a CDS encoding leucine-rich repeat protein, putative, yielding MASMNGSLYRSSCSISSLADAPLAKATALSEQNLARTPTPPPARVLPAIAAAATVTAATLPSIPLDRYRAKLEECAELHRQLEELAHTKEAVEQRLSSCQAEAVQLRQTVHRLECVLQLRNEELVLLRDCRRQRGVGGGDGAPASMRMILPTAEAVAQSLGRARGGASQQFTHAAEGAATADQAVILEYIRASCYVGCPTHPQLIQFFFAASSGEALVATEPPLTYAQGSVLHRLLTQTPIGWGAAAAAAAVAELSAFRTWACEHLRTFSVRFEDAYAGVSTLSDALLHSLPSLAQLEVWGVDSDAALTKLTDALVGATQVRELSLPELVVGDEGLQGLWRLLQMRGSMHAPCTAAVPAETSCAADSLALALCTLDLSACHIKDPLTLAQLHCPSVEVLLLPPTDRMTDSLLAEVLQRCPRLHTLDLSGCARLTDACVEFFNSAAPQLRVLALEHCPHVHRLQLDHVEVLLSSLVHVHALTSRSLRVLPLPVQQRAVLSSLVAPRLSQISLHGLPVDEEVLRRLNGRSGEVDGCEEGVRLTSVTFSECTFVSDDVFAGFLQSQTDLQKLSLFHCKGLSSACWMAKRGLPIFAALHTLELVNLRTLTDEALRELTQACPALQQLDLHGAGWSHLTDISIRQLDRLSELRVLNLLALNPDLVTAPVVTALVQRLPQLQRLYHETAITLAGHSESVENGDRGALHPVGAVDIPSASVSSSVTVERSDAEARWRAALRDYPLRMLRLQHHSALVLWTDRARTAGPRASREDVPQATSDSLLTATTVDGGHDGSGIQVAEAAAVEPSKLFPAMATRTMAAAIAASAASTLTLPSLKTPAPPQHGPPGEVRLGDAEGAPHASSCFVASPHHEAALLPPVRRSTPGEPAHMDADECGQASPVHEQQQQLNSPSSCSSSGSSTYTQQSTQEGSHEGAGHSLKRSLVQCANAAASAAFQSYQHRPVRMSTGSSRPSVATAVAATAAAPQAGSVEDRAEAFMGPWEE